A window of the Thermoplasmatales archaeon genome harbors these coding sequences:
- a CDS encoding DEAD/DEAH box helicase: protein MLDEKIIEGMKELGFKKLTLPQIRAIPEILKGRDCLIIAPTGLGKTEAALLPVFHLLTKEQREGISIIYITPLRALNRDLLKRTILWSKKLGIKIAVRHGDTTPSERRLQRIKPPDMLITTPETFQILLISKKLREKLKNVRWVIIDEVHELIDERGAQLAVALERLKEIANDFQRIAISATVGNPEEIAKIFCGEECEIINATEEKKIEINVEMPEINFLEKNFTPLLKRIKEEIESHKATLLFVNTRDTAEMLTSMLREIGANIEIHHGSLSKEARIEAEEKFKNGEIKSLVCTSSLELGIDIGHADFVIQYNSPRQVTRILQRVGRSGHGVGRISRGKIIATNSEEYEEAIVISKRAIENRIEKIKIRKNPLIVLANQIIAMTVEYGIISEEKAYEIIKRAYPFKELGKELFVDVLNQLARQGIIVYREGYLKRRKKSLFYFLDNISMIPDEKSYDVIDASSHKRIGKLDESFVSNYCCIGFRFIMKGRAWEVVNIEKDIYVTPSSKTDIVPDWTGEEIPVPFEIAMEVGKLRRLAEDGVIKDKIVEEEIERQKSNGFFVPNDRIITVEKEGSEIYINTHFGTKVNETLSKIIGALISQKRGEFVTTGSNAYRIYFKNCRMSGEEIKEIILKIPPQSIESFVRIILKNSSFIKWEIVKVARKFGLIEKDASYDKIFIEKLIDIFDRTPFMKEVIDKTIWDRMDIENTEKALEMIRNGEIKIVIQDLSPITMNSEIARKGFIKPFVDKLTLEALKKRLEETRIKIFCLNCSNYFETRVYRCPAICPKCSSKMIAVVKKDLKDKKSLVKNASLVAEYGKKAILVMAGYGIGADTASRILAMQKDGDELLKEILKAEITYARTKRFWA from the coding sequence GTGCTCGATGAAAAGATAATTGAAGGAATGAAAGAACTTGGATTCAAAAAATTGACATTACCCCAGATAAGAGCAATTCCTGAGATACTAAAAGGTAGAGATTGTCTTATAATAGCTCCAACTGGCTTGGGGAAAACAGAAGCAGCTTTGCTTCCTGTATTTCATTTATTAACAAAAGAACAAAGAGAAGGAATAAGCATTATTTATATCACCCCATTGAGAGCTCTTAATCGAGATTTGCTGAAAAGAACAATTTTATGGAGTAAAAAGCTGGGAATAAAGATAGCTGTTCGCCATGGAGATACCACTCCCAGCGAGAGAAGATTACAGAGAATAAAGCCACCAGATATGCTTATTACAACTCCGGAAACCTTTCAAATTCTTCTTATAAGTAAAAAACTCAGGGAAAAACTAAAAAATGTTAGATGGGTAATAATAGATGAAGTGCATGAACTAATTGATGAAAGGGGGGCGCAACTCGCCGTCGCCCTTGAAAGATTGAAAGAGATAGCCAATGATTTTCAAAGAATTGCAATTTCTGCAACAGTTGGAAATCCTGAGGAAATTGCAAAAATTTTTTGTGGTGAAGAATGTGAGATAATAAATGCAACCGAGGAAAAGAAAATTGAGATAAATGTTGAGATGCCCGAAATAAATTTTCTTGAAAAGAATTTCACCCCTCTTCTGAAAAGAATCAAAGAGGAGATAGAATCTCATAAAGCAACCCTTTTATTTGTAAATACACGCGATACCGCAGAAATGCTAACATCAATGCTTCGTGAAATAGGAGCAAATATAGAAATACACCATGGTTCTCTCTCAAAAGAAGCAAGAATAGAAGCTGAGGAAAAATTCAAGAATGGTGAGATAAAATCGCTTGTATGCACTTCCTCGCTTGAACTTGGTATAGATATAGGGCATGCAGACTTTGTAATACAATATAATTCACCCCGCCAAGTAACAAGAATTTTGCAGAGAGTTGGAAGAAGTGGTCATGGCGTTGGAAGAATTTCGAGGGGAAAAATTATTGCAACAAATAGTGAGGAATATGAAGAGGCAATTGTAATTTCAAAAAGAGCAATTGAAAATAGAATAGAGAAAATAAAGATAAGGAAAAATCCTCTAATAGTTTTAGCAAACCAAATAATAGCAATGACTGTGGAGTATGGAATTATATCTGAAGAAAAGGCTTACGAAATAATAAAGAGAGCATATCCATTCAAAGAATTAGGTAAGGAATTATTTGTGGATGTTTTAAATCAATTAGCAAGGCAGGGTATAATAGTATATAGAGAAGGTTATTTAAAGAGAAGAAAAAAATCCCTATTTTATTTTCTCGACAATATATCAATGATTCCAGATGAAAAAAGTTATGATGTTATAGATGCTTCTTCACACAAGAGGATTGGAAAACTTGATGAAAGCTTTGTGAGTAATTATTGTTGCATTGGCTTCAGATTTATAATGAAGGGAAGGGCATGGGAAGTGGTAAATATAGAAAAAGATATTTATGTAACACCATCTTCAAAAACAGATATAGTTCCAGACTGGACTGGCGAGGAGATACCTGTCCCTTTTGAAATAGCAATGGAGGTAGGAAAGTTGCGCAGGCTTGCGGAGGATGGCGTTATAAAAGATAAAATTGTTGAGGAAGAAATTGAGAGACAAAAAAGTAATGGTTTTTTTGTGCCAAATGATAGAATAATAACAGTAGAAAAAGAAGGAAGTGAGATTTATATAAATACGCATTTTGGAACAAAAGTCAATGAAACTTTAAGCAAGATAATTGGTGCATTAATATCCCAGAAGAGAGGGGAATTTGTAACAACAGGGAGCAATGCATATCGAATATATTTTAAAAATTGCAGAATGAGTGGGGAAGAAATAAAGGAAATTATTTTAAAAATTCCTCCACAAAGCATTGAATCTTTTGTTAGAATAATTTTAAAAAATAGCTCATTTATAAAATGGGAAATAGTAAAGGTTGCGAGAAAATTCGGATTAATTGAAAAAGATGCAAGTTATGATAAAATTTTCATTGAAAAATTAATTGATATTTTCGATAGAACTCCTTTTATGAAAGAGGTGATAGATAAAACAATATGGGACAGGATGGATATAGAAAACACTGAAAAAGCCCTTGAAATGATAAGAAATGGGGAGATAAAAATAGTTATTCAGGATTTGTCACCAATAACAATGAATAGCGAGATAGCGAGGAAGGGATTTATAAAACCATTTGTTGATAAATTAACACTTGAAGCACTGAAGAAAAGACTTGAAGAAACAAGGATAAAAATTTTTTGTCTTAATTGCTCAAATTATTTTGAAACAAGAGTTTATCGCTGCCCAGCAATTTGCCCAAAATGCTCGTCAAAAATGATTGCGGTTGTAAAAAAAGATTTAAAAGATAAAAAATCTCTGGTTAAGAATGCATCACTTGTTGCGGAATATGGAAAAAAAGCAATTCTTGTAATGGCTGGCTATGGAATTGGGGCGGATACAGCAAGCAGAATACTCGCAATGCAGAAAGATGGAGATGAATTGCTTAAAGAAATTTTGAAGGCAGAAATTACTTATGCTAGGACAAAAAGATTCTGGGCATAA